One stretch of Bremerella cremea DNA includes these proteins:
- a CDS encoding FliM/FliN family flagellar motor switch protein: protein MTAFNSEAVALVKAASEATAVEAADAFSRAFDKKIQLHVGEGSPLDPSTDLGNWSKAGLAILLNVESEAALLMITEESGLLPSWYSSPDPTGESKLATLAQELGMTLLPEEFMAMEFEVKAAADLGSVCLHGILGESPAKMPIQLEGEHGQQEALLVWPLTQPKSALVGAAAPVAEENERQPSAEAPAASKAQSSQPPAGRGRISDFKELPGYCRSLLHIEVPIRVILAEKKMKVHDIVNIGIGSIIQFDKSCEDTLDVEIGRQKIAEGEAVKVGDKFGVRVTNITMPEERYIALKARKRVR from the coding sequence ATGACAGCATTCAACAGTGAAGCGGTTGCTCTTGTTAAAGCGGCAAGCGAAGCGACCGCCGTCGAAGCGGCAGATGCGTTTTCTCGCGCGTTCGATAAGAAAATTCAGCTCCACGTCGGTGAGGGATCGCCGCTAGATCCGAGCACCGATTTGGGAAACTGGTCGAAAGCTGGCTTGGCGATCCTGTTGAATGTCGAGTCGGAAGCCGCCCTGCTGATGATTACCGAAGAAAGCGGACTTCTGCCTAGTTGGTATAGCAGCCCTGACCCGACCGGCGAAAGCAAGCTGGCCACGCTTGCTCAGGAACTCGGAATGACTCTTCTGCCGGAAGAGTTCATGGCGATGGAGTTTGAAGTCAAAGCGGCCGCCGATCTTGGATCGGTTTGTCTGCATGGAATCTTGGGCGAGTCCCCCGCGAAAATGCCTATCCAACTGGAAGGCGAACATGGCCAGCAGGAGGCCTTGTTGGTGTGGCCCCTAACGCAGCCAAAATCGGCCTTGGTAGGTGCGGCGGCACCGGTGGCGGAGGAAAACGAAAGACAGCCTTCTGCTGAGGCTCCGGCGGCCTCGAAGGCTCAGTCCTCACAGCCACCTGCAGGGCGGGGGCGGATTTCCGATTTCAAAGAACTGCCTGGCTATTGTCGCAGTTTGCTGCACATCGAAGTGCCCATTCGGGTGATCCTGGCTGAGAAGAAGATGAAGGTTCACGACATCGTGAACATCGGTATTGGCTCGATTATTCAGTTCGATAAATCGTGCGAGGATACGCTCGATGTCGAAATTGGCCGACAGAAAATCGCCGAAGGGGAAGCGGTGAAAGTGGGGGATAAGTTCGGTGTTCGGGTAACGAATATCACGATGCCAGAAGAACGCTACATTGCCCTCAAGGCACGCAAGCGAGTTCGCTAG
- the cutA gene encoding divalent-cation tolerance protein CutA has translation MSQAIVVQTTTGSRADAEQLAEILVLHSLAGCVQITGPITSVYRWKDAVQKDEEFLLSIKTTEQAFTPLAELIRKHHRYEVPEIIALPIAYGSSEYLAWLAEQITTE, from the coding sequence ATGTCACAAGCCATCGTAGTACAGACGACCACAGGTTCTCGGGCCGACGCGGAACAGCTCGCTGAAATCCTTGTGCTGCATTCTCTGGCCGGTTGTGTTCAAATCACCGGTCCGATTACATCTGTCTATCGATGGAAAGACGCGGTTCAGAAAGACGAGGAATTCCTGCTTTCGATCAAAACAACAGAGCAGGCATTCACGCCATTGGCCGAACTGATTCGCAAGCACCATCGCTATGAGGTTCCCGAGATTATCGCGCTGCCCATCGCCTACGGGTCGAGCGAATATCTGGCGTGGTTAGCGGAACAGATCACTACGGAATAA
- a CDS encoding sulfatase, giving the protein MAFPRLRLIGCVGLAVLLYAANFQKACLAEEKRLNVLFIAVDDMNNDLGCYGNTQVHSPNIDRLAKAGTCFDRAYCQFPLCSPSRTSIMTGLRPDTTKVFDLKKHFREVIPEVMTLPQAFEKQGYFTARVGKIYHYGNPGQIGTNGLDDDASWQTRINPSGRDKQEENLIVNHTPKRGLGSSLSFLAAEGTDEEQTDGMVATETIRLLEENKDKPFFIAAGFYRPHCPYVAPKKYFDLYPMQEVPRWKNDFPEVDTAPELAFASNKPWPWLGANSQQLQEAQQAYWATISFVDAQVGRLLDALDRLDLQENTVVVFWSDHGYHFGDHGLVMKQSLFERSARVPLIVVAPGQKEKGTHSGRTVELVDLYPTLTQLCAVEAPSGLPGESLVPLLDNPAATWNKPAITQTRRNKNRMGYSLRNERYRLVTWGEGQHQLYDYNTDPNEKNNLANSPQHAQLLEQLMAELNQRLK; this is encoded by the coding sequence ATGGCTTTTCCGCGACTCCGTTTAATTGGGTGTGTTGGCTTGGCGGTATTGCTGTACGCAGCCAATTTTCAGAAAGCCTGTCTGGCGGAAGAAAAGCGTTTGAATGTCTTGTTCATCGCCGTCGACGACATGAACAACGATCTCGGCTGCTATGGCAACACCCAGGTTCATAGCCCCAATATCGATCGTCTGGCCAAAGCGGGAACTTGCTTCGATAGGGCGTACTGCCAGTTTCCCTTGTGTTCACCAAGTCGCACTTCGATCATGACCGGTTTGCGGCCTGATACGACCAAGGTCTTCGATTTGAAGAAGCACTTTCGGGAAGTGATTCCCGAGGTCATGACGTTGCCCCAGGCTTTTGAGAAACAAGGTTATTTCACGGCACGCGTGGGCAAAATCTACCACTATGGCAACCCAGGGCAAATCGGGACCAACGGGCTTGATGACGATGCTTCCTGGCAAACACGTATCAATCCAAGCGGACGTGACAAGCAAGAAGAGAATCTGATCGTCAATCACACGCCTAAGCGTGGTTTGGGAAGTTCGCTTAGTTTTTTGGCGGCCGAGGGAACCGATGAAGAGCAGACCGACGGCATGGTCGCTACCGAAACGATTCGCTTGCTGGAAGAAAACAAAGATAAACCGTTTTTCATCGCTGCTGGTTTCTATCGGCCGCATTGTCCTTATGTGGCGCCCAAAAAGTATTTTGACCTGTATCCCATGCAGGAAGTACCTCGATGGAAGAACGACTTTCCAGAAGTCGATACGGCACCAGAACTGGCGTTCGCCTCGAATAAGCCTTGGCCTTGGTTGGGGGCTAATTCACAGCAGTTGCAAGAAGCCCAGCAAGCTTATTGGGCAACGATCTCTTTCGTCGACGCCCAGGTTGGCCGCTTGTTGGATGCGCTCGATCGGCTCGACTTGCAAGAGAATACGGTGGTCGTCTTTTGGAGCGATCACGGTTATCACTTTGGTGATCATGGCCTTGTGATGAAACAAAGCCTGTTTGAACGCAGCGCCCGTGTGCCGCTTATCGTGGTAGCTCCTGGCCAAAAGGAAAAGGGTACGCACTCTGGCCGAACGGTGGAGCTCGTCGATCTGTATCCGACGCTTACGCAATTATGTGCCGTTGAGGCTCCCTCAGGCTTACCTGGCGAGAGCCTTGTTCCGCTGCTTGATAACCCCGCGGCCACATGGAACAAGCCTGCGATTACCCAAACGCGGCGCAATAAGAATCGTATGGGCTATAGTCTGCGAAACGAACGTTATCGCCTGGTGACTTGGGGAGAAGGTCAGCACCAGCTTTACGATTACAACACCGATCCCAACGAAAAGAACAATCTTGCCAATAGTCCTCAGCATGCCCAACTGTTAGAGCAGTTGATGGCCGAACTTAACCAACGATTGAAGTAG
- a CDS encoding GlsB/YeaQ/YmgE family stress response membrane protein: MGILSWIIFGLIAGALAKFLFPGRDPGGCIVTILIGIGGAMVGGFIATGMGYGDVSGFNLWSFFIAILGSMILLAIYRAFAGGSREEL, from the coding sequence ATGGGTATTCTATCGTGGATTATTTTCGGCCTAATCGCGGGTGCGTTAGCTAAGTTTCTGTTTCCAGGAAGAGATCCTGGTGGCTGCATTGTGACCATTCTGATCGGAATTGGTGGCGCCATGGTGGGTGGTTTTATTGCCACCGGCATGGGGTACGGCGATGTTTCCGGTTTTAATTTATGGAGCTTCTTTATCGCCATCTTGGGATCGATGATTCTGCTGGCGATCTATCGAGCGTTTGCTGGTGGCTCGCGCGAAGAACTTTAA
- a CDS encoding MIP/aquaporin family protein encodes MRRYLAEVIGTFALVFSGCGAIVINQLQGGSITHVGIALTFGLIVMVMIYALGEISGAHINPAVTLGFWASKRFPLKEVVPYIVAQCLGAIAACVVLKILFFEHDTLGATLPNGPWWKSFVLEFILTFLLMFIVLNISTGAKEKGIMAGAAIGGLVALEAMFAGPICGASMNPARSLGPALVSGHLEFLWLYLTATTAGALFAVPIHFALYGTATSDGTSPNPSEDNS; translated from the coding sequence ATGCGACGCTATCTAGCGGAAGTGATCGGCACTTTTGCGTTGGTCTTTTCAGGCTGCGGTGCCATTGTCATTAACCAGCTGCAAGGGGGCTCAATCACTCATGTGGGAATCGCTTTGACGTTTGGCTTGATCGTCATGGTGATGATCTACGCCCTAGGCGAAATCTCTGGGGCCCACATAAACCCAGCTGTTACCTTGGGATTTTGGGCGAGCAAGCGTTTCCCGCTCAAAGAAGTTGTGCCTTACATCGTTGCCCAATGCCTCGGCGCGATTGCCGCTTGCGTGGTGCTTAAGATCCTGTTCTTCGAGCACGACACTCTCGGTGCCACCTTGCCGAACGGCCCTTGGTGGAAATCTTTTGTACTCGAGTTCATTCTTACATTCTTACTAATGTTTATTGTTTTAAACATCTCGACCGGCGCCAAAGAAAAAGGAATCATGGCCGGTGCAGCTATTGGCGGCCTGGTCGCTTTAGAAGCCATGTTTGCTGGCCCGATTTGTGGCGCCTCGATGAACCCAGCTCGCTCTTTGGGACCGGCGTTGGTCAGTGGACATCTCGAGTTCTTATGGCTATACCTAACGGCTACGACAGCCGGAGCCCTGTTTGCTGTGCCGATTCATTTCGCTCTCTACGGCACCGCTACCTCGGACGGCACCTCCCCGAATCCCAGCGAGGATAATTCATGA
- a CDS encoding FAD-dependent oxidoreductase, producing the protein MNRLFLTSAFVLSLFVSSLRAAPQSASEEYDLVIYGGTSAAVTAAIQAKKMGKSVIVVSPDKHLGGLTSGGLGWTDSGNKGAIGGISLDFYQRVKKHYDQPSAWRQQKPEQYSRYRKDDDAMWVFEPHVAEQVFEELVDEFEIPVVREELLDRKNGVKKADGKIVSITTLSGKSYSGKIFMDTTYEGDLLAAAGISYHVGREANDVYEETLNGVQTARARSHQFDFPVSAYVVEGDPSSGLLARISNDPPGEDGTGDDKIQAYCFRMCLTTAKDNQVAFPKPEGYDPNEYALLARYLQGGWKGVFNKFDPAPNAKTDTNNHGGFSTDNIGMNYDYPEASYERRQEIIKEHELYQKGWLYFIANDPSVPKDIQDRMNMWGLAKDEFVDNGNWPHQIYVREARRMIGPVVMCEPMLRALKPTPKSIGLGSYNMDSHNVQRYVDEKGYVRNEGDIQVSPGGAYPISYDSVTPKKEECTNLLVPVCVSSSHIAYGSIRMEPVFMVLGQSAATAASMAIDKNIPVQDVDYTELEERLLADGQVLHMERKPKAPRMVLDPKKMDGTVIDDTEAQKTGDWPVSSVVTGFVGVGYVHDQNDGEKSIAFTAKDLKAGKYDVRIAYAHNGNRATNVPVTVTSGGKEIFQGSINQKKAPTIDSLFVSIGQFELSGDTTVTLSNQGVNGYVVADAVALVPVQ; encoded by the coding sequence GTGAATCGACTCTTCCTCACCTCAGCATTCGTTCTCTCTCTTTTCGTATCCTCTCTGCGAGCGGCCCCGCAATCGGCGTCAGAAGAATATGACCTGGTAATTTACGGTGGCACCTCGGCAGCAGTCACGGCGGCCATCCAAGCCAAGAAAATGGGCAAGTCCGTCATCGTCGTTTCGCCTGACAAACACCTGGGCGGGCTGACAAGTGGAGGCCTTGGCTGGACCGACAGCGGCAATAAGGGTGCGATTGGAGGAATATCGCTCGACTTCTATCAGCGCGTCAAAAAGCACTACGATCAACCCTCGGCCTGGCGTCAGCAGAAGCCAGAACAATACAGCCGTTATCGCAAGGATGACGATGCGATGTGGGTCTTCGAGCCCCACGTCGCGGAGCAAGTGTTTGAAGAGTTGGTCGACGAATTTGAGATTCCCGTCGTGCGTGAAGAACTGCTCGATCGCAAGAACGGGGTCAAAAAAGCGGATGGCAAGATCGTCAGTATCACAACCCTCTCAGGCAAGTCTTACTCTGGCAAGATCTTCATGGACACCACCTATGAAGGCGATTTGCTGGCTGCCGCAGGTATCTCGTATCACGTTGGCCGTGAAGCAAACGATGTCTACGAGGAAACGCTTAACGGGGTTCAAACCGCACGGGCTCGTAGTCATCAGTTTGATTTCCCGGTATCGGCCTATGTCGTGGAAGGGGATCCCAGCAGCGGCCTACTTGCTCGCATCTCGAATGACCCTCCGGGCGAAGATGGCACTGGCGACGACAAGATTCAAGCCTACTGCTTCCGTATGTGCCTGACGACGGCCAAGGACAACCAAGTCGCGTTCCCGAAGCCTGAAGGGTACGACCCCAACGAGTACGCACTCTTAGCTCGTTACTTGCAAGGTGGCTGGAAAGGGGTGTTCAACAAGTTTGATCCTGCCCCCAACGCCAAGACCGACACCAACAACCACGGCGGCTTCTCTACCGACAACATCGGTATGAACTACGACTATCCGGAAGCCAGCTACGAACGCCGTCAAGAGATCATCAAAGAGCACGAGCTGTACCAAAAAGGCTGGCTCTATTTCATCGCCAATGATCCTTCGGTCCCCAAGGATATTCAAGATCGAATGAACATGTGGGGACTGGCGAAAGACGAGTTCGTCGACAACGGCAACTGGCCGCATCAGATCTACGTGCGTGAAGCCCGCCGCATGATTGGCCCAGTGGTAATGTGCGAACCGATGCTACGTGCGTTGAAACCGACTCCGAAAAGCATCGGACTCGGCTCGTACAATATGGACTCGCACAACGTGCAGCGTTATGTGGATGAAAAGGGGTACGTTCGCAACGAAGGAGACATTCAAGTCAGTCCTGGTGGTGCTTATCCCATTAGCTACGACAGCGTAACGCCGAAGAAAGAAGAATGCACGAACCTGTTGGTTCCGGTTTGCGTTTCCTCTTCCCACATTGCCTACGGTTCGATCCGCATGGAACCTGTCTTCATGGTCTTGGGCCAGTCGGCGGCCACAGCTGCCTCGATGGCCATCGACAAGAACATTCCCGTACAAGACGTCGACTACACCGAACTGGAAGAACGCTTGCTTGCCGATGGCCAAGTGCTCCACATGGAACGCAAGCCCAAGGCCCCGCGTATGGTGCTAGACCCGAAGAAGATGGACGGCACCGTAATCGACGATACCGAAGCCCAAAAAACGGGCGACTGGCCAGTCAGCAGCGTTGTCACTGGTTTCGTAGGGGTTGGCTATGTCCATGACCAGAACGACGGCGAAAAATCGATCGCTTTTACGGCCAAGGATCTGAAAGCAGGCAAGTACGATGTTCGTATCGCCTATGCCCACAATGGCAACCGCGCCACCAATGTCCCCGTCACCGTGACTTCTGGCGGGAAGGAAATTTTCCAAGGATCAATCAATCAGAAGAAAGCTCCGACGATCGACAGCCTGTTTGTTTCGATCGGGCAATTTGAGCTTAGCGGTGATACGACGGTGACTCTTTCTAACCAAGGAGTCAACGGTTACGTGGTGGCCGATGCCGTAGCCTTAGTTCCCGTCCAGTAA
- a CDS encoding GNAT family N-acetyltransferase, producing MVIDVGNGIVLSAFRADDTEVCTGLLQEAEIHRGLSLMPNPYRQEDFERWLAFVTAEAERFGRPLQFAIRDQSGTFLGGCGASQMVVGHKCEIGYWLGKPTWGRGIMTAVVESLCNYLQRDFQLVRIAATVFEGNLASMRVLEKNGFAREACLRKYYLKKERYIDGQLFAKVW from the coding sequence ATGGTGATTGACGTTGGTAATGGAATAGTACTTTCCGCTTTCCGAGCGGACGACACGGAAGTTTGCACTGGCTTGCTTCAGGAGGCTGAGATCCACCGAGGTTTATCACTCATGCCAAACCCCTATCGACAAGAAGACTTTGAGCGGTGGTTGGCGTTTGTTACCGCAGAAGCGGAGCGTTTCGGTCGCCCACTGCAGTTTGCCATTCGCGATCAGTCAGGCACGTTTCTTGGTGGCTGTGGAGCAAGCCAGATGGTGGTTGGCCACAAGTGCGAGATTGGTTATTGGCTCGGCAAGCCTACTTGGGGACGGGGTATCATGACCGCCGTCGTCGAGTCGCTCTGCAATTACTTGCAGCGCGACTTCCAACTTGTGCGAATCGCGGCAACCGTATTCGAAGGAAATCTCGCTTCGATGCGTGTGTTAGAAAAGAATGGATTCGCCCGCGAAGCATGTTTGCGAAAATATTATCTCAAGAAAGAGCGTTATATCGATGGCCAACTGTTCGCCAAGGTTTGGTAA
- a CDS encoding carboxypeptidase-like regulatory domain-containing protein produces MTLGKLTRCLQGTAMTAVLLLAVAGCSQEDPMGKVKGKVTFNDKPFTDEASVIFFNSQTGQATSANVDSAGAFQLEPIPLGSYKVFLAPVIEEGYVDPKPMKRNNSIPQKYWSEGTTDITYEVVDGEQDMTVELKK; encoded by the coding sequence ATGACGCTTGGAAAACTCACGCGGTGCCTGCAAGGCACCGCGATGACTGCTGTGTTGCTGCTTGCCGTAGCAGGTTGTTCTCAAGAAGACCCGATGGGGAAGGTGAAGGGTAAGGTCACCTTCAACGACAAACCGTTTACGGATGAAGCGTCTGTCATCTTTTTTAACTCGCAAACAGGACAGGCAACTTCCGCTAATGTGGATTCCGCCGGAGCTTTCCAGCTCGAGCCTATTCCATTAGGAAGCTATAAGGTGTTTCTGGCACCAGTAATCGAAGAAGGGTATGTCGATCCTAAGCCTATGAAGAGGAACAATTCGATTCCTCAGAAATATTGGAGCGAAGGAACGACCGACATCACCTACGAGGTGGTGGATGGTGAGCAAGACATGACCGTCGAACTAAAGAAATAG
- a CDS encoding DUF4274 domain-containing protein, with product MQTPVQKHEWVAQYNWDDGLDPIWPIVDDEETEFATALMIYWRLDGPWFEAGATAEVKRLHDTVSERLTSGFYSSRNLQYHPIEDNQLSKTQVYKLRKSGLPSELVQPRYFDPDQQKQ from the coding sequence ATGCAGACGCCTGTTCAGAAACACGAGTGGGTAGCTCAATACAACTGGGATGATGGACTTGATCCGATCTGGCCCATCGTGGACGACGAAGAAACCGAGTTTGCAACAGCGTTGATGATCTATTGGCGGTTGGATGGCCCTTGGTTTGAGGCCGGTGCTACCGCCGAAGTCAAACGACTTCATGACACGGTTTCGGAACGATTGACCAGTGGGTTCTACTCAAGTCGGAACTTGCAGTATCATCCAATCGAGGACAACCAGTTATCGAAGACTCAGGTTTACAAGCTCCGTAAGAGTGGGCTGCCCAGCGAGCTTGTCCAACCTCGATACTTTGATCCAGACCAACAGAAGCAGTGA
- a CDS encoding endonuclease/exonuclease/phosphatase family protein gives MLKKLLPVLSVLLACVPLVLHAAEPVRIRVVSYNIHHAEGTDAKLNLPRIAQIINEATPDIVALQEVDQNVQRTGQVDQAAELAKLTKMNTVFGGNIPLQGGWYGNAILTRYPSISMTNHALPQLGPGEKRGVIEANITIPGLDQPLKFLATHFDHRPNDAERVESAKMIQKLTESWKDRPALFAGDLNATPKSESIKLIFQDWTSANLKNLDTIPSDAPNRQIDYILYRPAKGWKVIEFQVLEEPVASDHRGILAVLEWTGNAD, from the coding sequence ATGCTGAAGAAACTTCTTCCGGTTCTGTCCGTCCTGCTGGCGTGCGTTCCCCTTGTACTCCATGCGGCTGAACCGGTGCGGATTCGGGTGGTCAGTTACAACATTCACCACGCTGAAGGAACCGATGCCAAGCTTAACCTGCCCCGCATTGCCCAGATCATTAACGAGGCGACTCCCGACATCGTTGCTTTGCAAGAAGTCGATCAAAACGTGCAACGGACCGGTCAAGTCGATCAGGCTGCGGAACTGGCCAAACTAACGAAAATGAATACCGTTTTCGGGGGAAACATCCCGTTGCAAGGAGGTTGGTATGGCAATGCCATTCTGACACGCTATCCTTCGATCTCGATGACCAACCACGCTTTGCCGCAGCTTGGCCCAGGGGAAAAGCGGGGAGTGATCGAAGCCAACATCACCATCCCTGGCCTCGACCAACCCCTTAAATTCTTGGCCACTCACTTTGACCACCGCCCGAACGATGCTGAGCGGGTCGAGTCGGCAAAAATGATTCAAAAGCTCACTGAGAGCTGGAAAGATCGCCCTGCCCTCTTCGCTGGCGACCTAAACGCGACACCCAAAAGCGAGTCGATCAAACTTATTTTCCAGGACTGGACGTCCGCCAACTTGAAGAACCTCGACACGATTCCGAGTGATGCTCCCAATCGCCAGATCGATTACATTTTGTATCGCCCAGCCAAGGGTTGGAAAGTGATCGAGTTTCAAGTCTTGGAAGAACCGGTTGCCTCAGACCATCGTGGGATTCTGGCCGTGCTGGAATGGACCGGCAACGCGGATTAG
- a CDS encoding DUF1559 domain-containing protein, with translation MILPRWRRGFTLVELLVVIAIIGVLIALLLPAVQQAREAARRMQCSNNLKQIGIAMHNYHDTFRKLPYGSFNLRETWPSSGTNWRTLILPMMEQGNIVDNLSFTSTSSFMAGGAAGSGYLAGNKVLEDLVLEAYRCPSSALDELKGHNNDHAMNANYVGNQGAAVPVPGPNNTIGTRDCGHGYSCNNGILVANQNYGLKDITDGTSNTALVWEQSGFVNKLNKTSNYYGAWYGTRHPRSVDDSGSCGDLWQTGTTCLRYAPNTNAVLTGASQMYQNNTIINSEHPGGVMAAMSDGSVRFFPEVLDFETLKRVACRYDGQVIGSF, from the coding sequence ATGATTCTTCCTCGTTGGCGTCGAGGGTTTACCCTCGTTGAGCTTCTCGTTGTTATTGCGATCATCGGAGTGTTAATCGCACTTCTTCTGCCGGCCGTACAGCAGGCACGCGAGGCTGCTCGTCGGATGCAATGTTCGAACAATCTCAAGCAGATTGGCATTGCGATGCACAATTATCACGACACCTTTCGCAAGTTGCCGTACGGCTCTTTCAATCTCCGCGAGACTTGGCCTTCGAGCGGTACCAACTGGCGAACTCTGATTCTGCCGATGATGGAGCAAGGCAACATCGTCGATAATCTCTCGTTTACGAGCACCTCGTCGTTCATGGCTGGCGGTGCCGCTGGGTCTGGGTATCTGGCCGGTAACAAGGTTTTAGAGGATCTTGTTCTAGAAGCCTATCGCTGTCCGTCCAGCGCGCTGGACGAGTTGAAGGGGCACAACAACGACCATGCGATGAATGCTAACTATGTTGGTAATCAAGGGGCGGCAGTACCAGTTCCTGGTCCTAATAACACGATCGGAACTCGAGACTGTGGGCATGGCTATTCATGTAACAACGGCATCTTGGTTGCCAATCAAAATTATGGTTTGAAAGACATTACCGATGGTACTTCTAACACAGCGCTTGTTTGGGAGCAGTCTGGTTTTGTGAACAAGCTCAACAAAACCTCTAACTACTATGGTGCGTGGTATGGAACACGCCATCCGCGTTCCGTAGATGATTCTGGTAGCTGCGGTGACTTGTGGCAGACGGGCACGACTTGTTTGCGATATGCACCCAATACAAACGCTGTCCTAACAGGCGCTAGCCAGATGTACCAAAATAATACGATCATCAATTCTGAGCATCCAGGCGGTGTCATGGCAGCAATGTCGGATGGTAGCGTACGATTCTTCCCTGAAGTACTCGACTTCGAAACGCTCAAGCGAGTCGCATGTCGTTACGATGGCCAGGTTATCGGCTCGTTCTAG
- a CDS encoding arsenate reductase ArsC: MKCVLILCTGNSCRSQMAEALWAKLGQGNWEAHSAGSKPSGYVHPLAIRAMQEIGIDISAYQSKSAQEFQQQPFDLVVTVCDNAKETCPVYPGAKETLHWPFDDPADATGTDDEKLPKFLRVRDEIQEKIANFLRSSPAS, translated from the coding sequence ATGAAGTGCGTCTTGATTCTCTGCACCGGCAACTCTTGTCGCTCGCAAATGGCAGAAGCCTTGTGGGCGAAGCTAGGCCAAGGCAACTGGGAAGCCCACTCGGCAGGCTCAAAACCTTCCGGATATGTCCATCCCCTGGCGATTCGCGCGATGCAGGAAATTGGTATCGATATTTCTGCTTACCAGAGCAAATCGGCCCAGGAGTTTCAGCAGCAACCGTTTGATTTGGTGGTTACCGTTTGCGACAACGCGAAAGAGACGTGCCCCGTTTATCCCGGGGCAAAAGAAACGCTTCACTGGCCGTTCGACGATCCTGCAGATGCCACCGGGACCGACGACGAAAAGCTCCCCAAGTTTCTCCGCGTGCGCGATGAAATTCAAGAGAAGATTGCGAACTTCCTAAGGTCGAGTCCAGCAAGCTGA